A section of the Pedobacter sp. HDW13 genome encodes:
- the pelA gene encoding pectate lyase, producing the protein MKIKIVLTLICSTLMLSCFAQQPTDSTAEKMLVYQLGNGGWPKQLEDKSVVNYGATLTPELLARIKATKDLHATFDNKATSREVVYLVKAYKKTQNASYLKAAEKGIDYILEAQYANGGWPQYYPDKALYRSEITYNDDAMINVLDILEDIVTKKNDFEVVNTAYIPKAEKAVSKGITCILKTQAKQNGVLTIWAAQYDKDSLLPAKARNFEPASLSTSESMGITRFLMRFKNPSPEIKAAITAAYNWFNTYKITGFRFERGTDPKTKEKSAALVADQSSVVWARFYDLDKNIPIFGDRDNSIKLKLEELIPERRNGYAWYGSWAQKFIEKDYSKWLATNGK; encoded by the coding sequence ATGAAAATAAAAATAGTATTAACCCTGATTTGTAGCACACTGATGCTGTCGTGTTTTGCACAGCAGCCTACAGATTCGACCGCTGAAAAAATGCTGGTTTATCAGCTAGGTAATGGTGGCTGGCCAAAGCAACTGGAAGATAAAAGTGTGGTTAACTATGGTGCAACTTTAACACCTGAGCTTTTGGCCAGGATAAAAGCCACTAAAGATTTACACGCCACATTCGATAACAAAGCCACCAGCAGGGAGGTAGTTTATTTAGTTAAAGCTTATAAAAAAACACAGAACGCAAGCTATTTAAAAGCGGCTGAAAAAGGAATTGATTATATCCTGGAAGCACAGTATGCCAATGGCGGCTGGCCGCAATACTATCCAGATAAAGCGCTTTACCGCTCAGAGATCACCTATAACGATGATGCCATGATTAATGTACTCGATATCCTCGAAGACATTGTAACTAAAAAGAATGATTTTGAAGTCGTGAATACCGCGTATATTCCAAAAGCGGAAAAAGCGGTTTCAAAAGGTATAACCTGCATTTTAAAAACACAGGCAAAACAGAATGGCGTTTTAACCATTTGGGCTGCACAATACGATAAAGACAGCCTGTTGCCAGCAAAAGCACGGAATTTTGAGCCTGCATCTTTAAGCACAAGCGAATCGATGGGCATCACCCGTTTTTTAATGCGTTTTAAAAATCCTTCGCCCGAAATTAAAGCAGCCATAACCGCAGCCTACAATTGGTTTAATACCTACAAAATTACAGGGTTTCGCTTTGAGAGGGGCACAGACCCAAAAACCAAAGAAAAAAGTGCAGCGCTGGTTGCCGATCAGTCATCAGTGGTTTGGGCGCGTTTTTACGACCTCGATAAAAACATCCCGATTTTCGGCGACAGGGACAACAGCATTAAGTTAAAACTGGAAGAACTGATTCCGGAACGTAGAAATGGTTATGCCTGGTACGGTAGCTGGGCCCAAAAATTTATAGAAAAAGATTACTCGAAGTGGCTAGCCACAAACGGTAAATAA
- a CDS encoding tagaturonate reductase, translated as MVLNKENLNSISSEKVTKPNAEILALPEKVIQFGTGVLLRGLPDYFIDKANHQGIFNGRVLVVKSTSKGGADAFSQQDNLYTLCVKGIEDGDNVEENTINSSISRVLSAAQDWAEILKAAHQPEMQVVISNTTEVGIVKSEDKITDNPPQSYPGKLLAFLHERYNAFNGSAESGMVIVPTELISDNADKLKEIVLNLAIQNKLGWDFENWLKTANHFCKTLVDRIVPGKLPAAEQKAIENELGYEDELMIMAEPFRLWAIESSSEKVKEILSFAKADKGIFIVPSIDKFKELKLRLLNGTHTISCGLAILAGFNTVKEAMANEEFSAHVLKLMQDEIAPVVVNEDITYEEALAFAKSVIDRFSNPALEHKWQAITLNYTSKLQMRNMPLIRRYYALKNEVPQLTALGVAAYILFMNVAKDGDAFVAKLNGKTYPIDDEFAGILYEYWKNPETVVDNTLGDRRLWDKNLNNYPGFNAAVKSYVDLLQNKGAKETLGNLHSERTI; from the coding sequence ATGGTTTTAAACAAAGAAAATTTAAACAGCATCAGCAGCGAAAAGGTTACCAAACCAAACGCTGAAATTTTGGCATTACCAGAAAAAGTAATCCAGTTTGGAACAGGCGTTTTACTGCGTGGTTTACCCGATTATTTCATCGATAAGGCCAATCATCAGGGCATTTTTAATGGTCGCGTGCTGGTCGTTAAATCAACCTCAAAAGGTGGCGCAGATGCTTTCTCGCAACAGGATAACCTGTATACCCTGTGTGTTAAAGGTATTGAAGATGGTGATAACGTTGAAGAAAATACCATCAATTCATCCATCAGTCGTGTACTATCGGCTGCACAGGATTGGGCTGAAATTTTAAAAGCGGCACACCAGCCCGAAATGCAAGTGGTAATTTCGAATACCACCGAAGTAGGTATTGTAAAAAGCGAAGATAAAATTACCGATAACCCACCACAATCTTACCCCGGCAAACTGCTTGCCTTTTTGCACGAACGTTACAACGCCTTTAACGGTTCGGCAGAAAGCGGAATGGTGATTGTACCAACTGAACTCATTAGCGATAATGCTGATAAACTAAAAGAGATTGTACTGAACCTGGCCATCCAGAATAAACTGGGCTGGGATTTCGAAAACTGGTTAAAAACCGCCAATCATTTCTGCAAAACTCTGGTCGATCGTATTGTACCCGGAAAACTACCGGCAGCCGAGCAAAAAGCCATTGAAAACGAATTAGGCTACGAAGATGAATTGATGATCATGGCAGAGCCTTTCAGACTTTGGGCCATCGAATCATCGAGCGAAAAGGTTAAAGAAATCCTATCGTTTGCCAAAGCCGATAAAGGCATTTTCATTGTTCCATCAATCGATAAATTTAAAGAATTAAAACTCCGATTATTGAACGGCACCCACACCATTAGCTGTGGACTAGCCATTTTAGCCGGCTTTAATACGGTAAAAGAGGCCATGGCCAACGAAGAGTTTTCGGCCCACGTACTAAAACTGATGCAGGATGAAATTGCCCCGGTTGTGGTAAACGAAGACATTACTTACGAAGAAGCCCTTGCTTTTGCAAAAAGTGTAATCGACCGTTTCAGTAACCCGGCATTAGAGCACAAGTGGCAGGCCATTACCTTAAACTACACTTCAAAATTGCAGATGCGTAACATGCCTTTAATCAGAAGGTACTACGCTTTAAAAAACGAGGTGCCTCAGCTTACCGCGCTGGGTGTGGCGGCCTATATCCTTTTCATGAATGTAGCTAAAGATGGCGATGCTTTCGTTGCAAAATTAAACGGAAAAACTTACCCTATTGATGATGAATTTGCCGGAATTTTATACGAATACTGGAAAAATCCTGAAACTGTGGTAGACAATACCCTTGGCGACAGACGCCTTTGGGATAAAAACTTAAACAATTACCCCGGCTTTAACGCGGCCGTAAAATCGTACGTTGATTTATTACAAAATAAAGGTGCAAAAGAAACTTTAGGTAACTTGCATTCAGAAAGAACAATATAA
- a CDS encoding glycoside hydrolase family 28 protein gives MKHIAGSFYRTKIALTCILISAACSAIAQQNQALPVIQQVKFKNDTTSITSFGAKGDGLFLNTQSINKTIEAVSQKGGGVVLIPSGLWLTGPIELKSNVNLHLKRDAILQFTADFNQYKLVKGNWEGQPAWRNQSPISGVNLQNIAITGAGIIDGNGGAWRMVKKDKLTETQWKTLVASGGVVRADGKMWYPSEKTVKGSNTKNAGVIEAGKTAADYEDIKDFLRPNLVVLTGCKKVLLEGVTFQNSPAWNLHPLLCEDLTLRNLQVKNPWFAQNGDGVDVESCKNVLIEGSTFDVGDDGICIKSGRDEAGRKRGVPTENVIIRNNVVYHAHGGFVIGSEMSGGTKNIWVYNCSFIGTDIGLRFKTTRGRGGVVENIYVNNINMIDIPGEAILFDMYYAAVDPVPLAGEKREAIKTVTVPVTEATPQFKNFYIKDVVANGAEKAIFFRGLPEMNIKDIHLENVTIQSKKGIEIIEASNIFLKNVKVITNDTNPVVHVQNGSNININGLQYKNGAELLFDISGEKTKALKITGTDVSKAKKTSAFGTEVNQSVLEISK, from the coding sequence ATGAAACATATAGCAGGTAGTTTCTATCGGACAAAAATAGCGCTCACATGTATTTTAATATCGGCTGCATGTTCGGCTATTGCTCAACAAAATCAAGCATTGCCCGTTATTCAGCAGGTTAAATTTAAAAACGATACCACCAGCATTACCAGCTTTGGGGCTAAAGGCGACGGACTTTTTTTAAATACCCAGAGCATTAACAAAACCATTGAGGCTGTAAGTCAAAAAGGTGGTGGTGTAGTGCTCATCCCATCTGGCCTATGGTTAACCGGACCAATTGAATTAAAAAGCAATGTAAACCTACACTTAAAACGCGATGCCATTCTGCAGTTTACTGCCGATTTTAACCAATATAAACTGGTTAAGGGAAACTGGGAAGGACAACCAGCCTGGCGTAACCAAAGCCCTATTTCTGGTGTTAATTTACAAAATATAGCCATTACTGGCGCAGGTATTATTGATGGAAACGGTGGCGCATGGCGCATGGTAAAAAAAGATAAACTCACCGAAACCCAGTGGAAAACGTTAGTAGCGTCTGGCGGTGTGGTAAGGGCCGATGGCAAAATGTGGTACCCATCAGAAAAAACGGTTAAAGGCTCGAACACCAAAAATGCCGGCGTAATTGAAGCGGGTAAAACTGCTGCCGATTACGAAGATATTAAAGATTTTCTTCGACCTAACCTGGTGGTATTAACCGGTTGCAAAAAAGTGCTTTTAGAAGGCGTGACCTTTCAAAACTCACCAGCCTGGAACCTGCACCCCTTGCTTTGCGAAGACCTGACTTTGAGAAACCTACAGGTTAAAAACCCATGGTTTGCACAAAACGGCGATGGTGTTGATGTAGAGTCGTGCAAAAATGTATTGATTGAGGGCAGCACTTTTGATGTAGGCGATGATGGTATCTGCATTAAATCTGGCAGGGACGAAGCTGGCCGCAAACGTGGCGTACCTACAGAAAATGTAATTATCAGAAACAATGTGGTTTACCACGCGCATGGTGGTTTCGTTATCGGAAGCGAAATGAGCGGCGGGACCAAAAATATTTGGGTGTACAATTGTTCTTTCATTGGCACCGATATTGGTCTGCGTTTTAAAACCACACGTGGCCGCGGTGGTGTGGTCGAAAATATTTATGTGAACAACATTAACATGATTGATATCCCCGGTGAAGCCATTTTATTCGACATGTATTATGCAGCTGTTGATCCGGTTCCTTTGGCAGGCGAAAAACGCGAAGCCATTAAAACCGTTACGGTTCCCGTTACCGAAGCAACTCCTCAATTTAAAAATTTCTACATTAAAGATGTAGTAGCCAATGGTGCCGAAAAAGCAATCTTTTTCAGGGGTTTACCCGAAATGAACATCAAGGATATTCACCTCGAAAATGTAACCATTCAATCTAAAAAAGGCATCGAAATTATTGAAGCATCGAATATTTTCCTTAAAAATGTTAAGGTCATTACCAACGATACCAATCCGGTAGTGCACGTACAAAACGGTAGCAACATCAATATCAACGGGCTTCAGTATAAAAATGGTGCTGAACTTCTTTTCGACATTAGCGGCGAAAAAACAAAAGCCCTGAAAATAACAGGAACCGATGTTTCAAAAGCAAAAAAAACATCAGCTTTTGGCACCGAAGTAAATCAATCTGTATTGGAGATTTCAAAATAA
- the uxaC gene encoding glucuronate isomerase — protein MKPFLDENFLLESKTAEKLYHNFAKPLPIIDYHNHLIPEQIANNTQFANISQVWLAGDHYKWRAMRANGVDEKYITGAGSDFEKFEKWAETVPYTLRNPLYHWTHLELQRYFGITDLLSGKTAQKIYEECSAKLQTPEYSVRGLLAKMNVESVCTTDDPLDSLNFHQQLTREGANLKMLPAFRPDKAMNSDDIEGLNEYIDKLESVVDKTISSFQDYIDALKSRHDYFAVNGCSVSDHGLEQIYAEDYTEAEISAIFDKIRSKKGISYEENLKFKSAMLVYFAEWDHEKGWVQQYHLGALRNNNARMLRQLGPDTGWDSIGDFSQARMLSKFLNRLDNQDKLAKTIIYNLNPADNELIATMIGNFNDGSVAGKVQFGSAWWFLDQKDGMIKQLNALSNMGLLSRLVGMLTDSRSFLSFPRHEYFRRIVCNLFGTDIENGELPNDLEWVGKIVQDISYFNAKNYFKF, from the coding sequence ATGAAACCTTTTTTAGACGAAAATTTTCTTTTGGAAAGCAAAACTGCAGAGAAACTTTACCACAATTTTGCCAAACCATTACCCATTATAGATTACCACAATCACCTCATCCCGGAGCAAATTGCCAACAACACACAGTTTGCCAACATAAGCCAGGTTTGGCTGGCCGGCGACCATTACAAATGGCGGGCCATGCGTGCCAATGGCGTTGATGAAAAATACATCACCGGCGCAGGTTCTGATTTTGAGAAATTTGAGAAATGGGCAGAAACTGTTCCTTACACTTTGCGTAACCCTTTATACCACTGGACGCATTTAGAACTTCAGCGTTATTTCGGTATTACCGATTTACTTTCGGGCAAAACCGCACAGAAAATTTACGAGGAATGCTCGGCTAAGCTACAAACTCCCGAATATTCGGTACGTGGCTTATTGGCAAAAATGAATGTAGAATCGGTTTGTACCACCGACGATCCTTTAGATAGCCTGAACTTTCACCAGCAATTGACCAGAGAAGGTGCAAACTTAAAAATGTTACCCGCTTTCCGTCCTGATAAGGCCATGAACAGCGATGATATTGAAGGTTTAAACGAATACATTGATAAACTGGAAAGTGTAGTGGATAAAACCATTAGCAGTTTTCAGGATTATATCGATGCGTTGAAAAGCCGTCACGATTATTTTGCAGTTAATGGCTGTTCGGTATCTGATCATGGTTTAGAGCAAATTTATGCCGAAGATTATACCGAAGCCGAAATCAGCGCTATTTTTGATAAAATCCGTAGTAAAAAAGGAATTTCTTACGAAGAGAACCTGAAATTTAAATCAGCAATGCTGGTTTATTTTGCCGAATGGGACCACGAAAAAGGCTGGGTACAGCAATACCATTTGGGTGCACTACGCAACAACAATGCCCGCATGTTAAGACAATTAGGTCCTGATACCGGCTGGGATTCAATTGGCGATTTTAGCCAGGCGCGTATGCTTTCTAAATTCTTAAACCGTTTAGACAATCAGGATAAACTGGCCAAAACTATCATCTATAATCTTAACCCTGCAGATAACGAATTAATCGCCACCATGATTGGCAATTTTAACGATGGCTCGGTAGCAGGTAAAGTACAGTTTGGATCGGCATGGTGGTTTTTAGATCAAAAAGACGGTATGATTAAACAATTAAATGCACTATCGAACATGGGACTTTTAAGCCGCCTGGTGGGTATGCTTACCGATTCGCGCAGTTTCCTTTCTTTCCCACGTCACGAATATTTCAGAAGGATTGTTTGTAACCTGTTTGGGACCGACATTGAAAATGGCGAATTGCCTAACGACCTGGAGTGGGTCGGTAAAATTGTGCAGGATATTTCGTACTTTAACGCAAAAAATTACTTTAAATTTTAA
- a CDS encoding pectinesterase family protein has translation MKTIALFFLMVIALKAHAAEIKPDFIVAADGSGNFKTVQEAIHAVPDFRNKTTVIFIKKGTYKEKLILAASKKNVKLIGESLNETILTYDDYAQKKNTFGEEKGTSGSSSFYIYGESFSAENITFENSSGPVGQAVAVWAGGDKSVFTNCRLLGFQDTLYTYGGNNRQYYKNCYIEGTVDFIFGAATAWFENCTLYCKKAGYITAASTTDTTKFGYVFNKCTVKGDAQVNSFYLGRPWRPYAKVAYLNCTLPDLIRPEGWNNWGKTSNEQTAYYAEYKSVGKGANPNGRAKWSHQLTDIEYSVYILENVFRGWLPEGK, from the coding sequence ATGAAAACAATTGCCTTATTCTTTTTAATGGTTATTGCCCTGAAGGCGCACGCGGCAGAGATTAAACCCGATTTTATTGTTGCGGCCGATGGAAGCGGGAATTTTAAAACGGTACAGGAAGCCATCCATGCAGTACCCGATTTCAGAAATAAAACCACTGTAATTTTCATTAAAAAAGGTACTTACAAAGAAAAGCTGATTTTAGCTGCATCAAAGAAAAATGTAAAACTGATTGGTGAAAGCCTTAACGAAACCATTTTAACTTACGATGACTATGCGCAAAAGAAAAATACCTTTGGCGAAGAAAAGGGTACTTCAGGTTCATCCAGCTTTTACATTTACGGCGAAAGCTTTTCGGCAGAAAACATCACTTTCGAAAATTCATCGGGTCCGGTTGGACAGGCCGTAGCGGTTTGGGCAGGTGGCGATAAATCGGTTTTCACGAACTGCAGGCTTTTGGGCTTTCAGGATACACTTTATACCTATGGCGGCAATAACCGCCAGTATTATAAAAACTGCTACATTGAAGGTACTGTCGATTTCATTTTTGGTGCAGCAACCGCCTGGTTCGAAAACTGTACGCTTTATTGCAAAAAGGCAGGTTACATTACAGCAGCATCAACCACCGATACGACCAAATTTGGTTATGTTTTTAACAAGTGTACTGTTAAAGGCGATGCCCAGGTAAATAGCTTCTATTTGGGCAGACCCTGGCGACCTTATGCAAAAGTGGCTTATTTAAACTGCACACTGCCCGATTTGATCCGCCCCGAAGGCTGGAACAATTGGGGCAAAACAAGTAACGAACAAACTGCCTACTATGCTGAATACAAAAGTGTTGGAAAGGGCGCAAATCCAAATGGGAGAGCCAAATGGTCGCACCAATTAACGGATATTGAGTATAGTGTCTATATTTTGGAAAACGTTTTCCGAGGCTGGCTTCCCGAGGGCAAATAA
- a CDS encoding sugar kinase, producing the protein MSTQIFDSSKKGKKVLSFGEILLRICPDMDGQWLKENKLPFYVGGAELNVATALALWNVPSAYLSAVPDNSVTREIVEYLNVRNIDTTPMVYDGERLGLYYLPKGKDLKNAGVIYDRANSAYAGLKVGQINWDEVFEDVAWFHFSAICPAINQNIADVCLEALKAASAKNITISLDLNYRAKLWKYGKEPIDILPELAKYCTLIMGNVWAANKMLGTALHPDLLPTEGYAKETLLQQATDTSKEILSLFPACKAVANTFRFDHGKGIRYYTAIYTNNELTVSEEYVSEEILDKVGSGDCFMGGLIYGFYNGLPAKETLNFATAAAYDKLYIASDATTSTVADIEQRII; encoded by the coding sequence ATGAGTACCCAAATATTCGATTCATCAAAAAAAGGAAAAAAAGTTTTAAGCTTTGGTGAAATACTTTTACGCATCTGTCCAGATATGGATGGCCAATGGTTAAAAGAAAACAAACTGCCGTTTTATGTTGGAGGCGCCGAACTAAATGTAGCTACCGCCTTAGCCTTATGGAATGTACCTTCGGCTTACTTGTCGGCTGTGCCCGATAATTCGGTAACCCGCGAAATTGTTGAATATCTTAATGTCCGCAATATCGATACTACGCCAATGGTTTACGATGGCGAGCGTTTGGGCCTCTACTATTTGCCAAAAGGAAAAGACCTTAAAAATGCTGGTGTAATTTACGATCGGGCCAATTCGGCCTATGCTGGTTTAAAAGTTGGACAGATTAATTGGGACGAAGTTTTTGAGGATGTAGCCTGGTTCCATTTCAGCGCCATCTGCCCTGCCATTAACCAAAATATTGCCGATGTATGCCTGGAAGCACTTAAAGCCGCCAGCGCAAAAAACATTACCATCTCTTTAGATTTAAATTATCGCGCCAAACTTTGGAAATACGGTAAGGAGCCGATCGATATTTTACCTGAGCTGGCTAAATATTGTACCCTAATTATGGGCAATGTTTGGGCTGCCAATAAGATGCTGGGCACGGCACTCCACCCCGATTTGCTGCCAACCGAAGGTTATGCAAAAGAAACGTTACTGCAACAAGCAACTGATACTTCTAAAGAAATATTAAGTTTGTTCCCTGCATGTAAAGCCGTAGCCAATACCTTCAGGTTCGATCATGGCAAAGGCATCCGCTATTATACCGCCATTTATACCAACAACGAACTCACCGTTTCAGAAGAATATGTTTCTGAAGAAATTTTAGACAAAGTGGGAAGCGGCGATTGCTTTATGGGCGGATTGATTTATGGTTTCTACAACGGTTTACCAGCTAAAGAAACCTTAAATTTTGCTACCGCAGCCGCATACGATAAATTATACATTGCAAGTGATGCCACAACCAGCACCGTGGCCGATATAGAACAAAGAATTATATAA
- a CDS encoding glycoside hydrolase family 105 protein, with translation MKQSIIYLTATLAFLIVFVQNGLAQKKLSEQLTLTAMEKLFQDTTLLKGAKGPKWTYDMGVVLEGAAAVWRNTSDGKYFKYVQSSMDAYLDKEGNISTYKAEDFNIDNVKNGRSLLLLYKVTGQQKYLLAATKLYDQLQKQPRTKAGGFWHKKIYPNQMWLDGLYMGEPFYAEYAKLMKKDAAFDDIATQFILMEKNSRDNKTGLLYHGYDESRAEQWADKTTGRSPNFWARAMGWYIMALVDVLDNFPANHPKRAELLAILNRTATAAVKYQDPKSGVWFDILDMPTRKGNYLESSASSMFVYGLAKGVRKGWLAPSFMAAANKGYTGLKKEFVEPAGNERINLTKTVSVSGLGGKPKYRDGSFEYYISEKVITNDPKGVGAFICASTEMEIAALPKTGKGLTVTVDNFFNNEYTTGPTGDKIPFHYVWEEDDNNGFSLFGKIFNDAGAKTTTLKAAPTTANLKGSNIYIIVDPDTEKETANPNYMNADHAKQIADWVKAGGVLVLLLNDVGNCEISKFNVLPETFGLKFNEDSRNKVQGANFEQGR, from the coding sequence ATGAAGCAATCAATCATATACCTTACAGCAACCTTAGCGTTCCTCATTGTTTTCGTACAAAATGGGTTAGCACAAAAGAAATTATCTGAACAGCTAACCTTAACTGCAATGGAAAAACTGTTTCAGGATACCACCTTGCTTAAAGGCGCAAAAGGCCCAAAATGGACCTACGATATGGGTGTAGTTTTAGAAGGTGCAGCAGCAGTTTGGCGCAATACCAGTGATGGAAAATATTTTAAATATGTGCAAAGCTCGATGGATGCCTATCTCGATAAAGAAGGCAACATTAGCACCTATAAAGCTGAAGATTTTAATATCGACAACGTTAAAAACGGTCGGTCGCTGTTGTTACTATACAAAGTTACCGGACAACAGAAATATCTGTTAGCAGCAACCAAACTTTATGATCAGTTGCAGAAACAACCACGCACCAAAGCAGGTGGTTTTTGGCACAAGAAAATTTATCCGAACCAAATGTGGCTCGATGGATTGTACATGGGCGAGCCATTTTATGCAGAGTACGCCAAACTGATGAAAAAAGATGCTGCGTTTGACGATATCGCGACGCAATTTATTCTAATGGAAAAAAACTCGCGTGACAATAAAACAGGTTTATTGTATCATGGCTACGACGAAAGCAGGGCTGAGCAATGGGCCGATAAGACAACTGGTCGTTCACCCAATTTTTGGGCCAGGGCTATGGGCTGGTACATTATGGCATTGGTTGATGTTTTGGATAATTTCCCTGCTAATCACCCTAAAAGAGCTGAGCTGTTAGCAATTTTAAACCGTACAGCGACAGCGGCTGTAAAATACCAGGATCCTAAATCGGGGGTTTGGTTTGATATTTTGGATATGCCCACCAGAAAAGGAAATTACCTGGAAAGCTCGGCCTCAAGCATGTTTGTGTATGGCCTGGCCAAAGGCGTGCGTAAAGGTTGGTTAGCCCCATCTTTTATGGCAGCCGCCAATAAAGGCTATACTGGGTTAAAGAAAGAATTTGTTGAACCTGCAGGCAACGAAAGGATCAATCTAACCAAAACCGTTTCAGTTTCGGGTCTGGGTGGCAAACCCAAATACCGTGATGGCAGTTTTGAATATTACATTAGCGAAAAAGTAATCACCAACGATCCGAAAGGAGTTGGCGCTTTCATCTGCGCCTCGACTGAAATGGAAATTGCAGCGTTGCCTAAAACCGGCAAGGGCTTAACCGTAACTGTCGATAATTTCTTCAACAACGAATACACGACCGGGCCGACGGGCGACAAAATTCCTTTCCATTATGTTTGGGAAGAAGACGACAACAACGGATTCTCGCTATTCGGTAAAATATTTAACGATGCAGGTGCTAAAACTACTACGCTTAAAGCTGCACCAACAACTGCAAATTTAAAGGGAAGCAACATTTATATTATTGTAGATCCGGATACCGAAAAAGAAACGGCCAATCCGAATTACATGAATGCCGATCATGCTAAACAAATAGCGGACTGGGTTAAAGCAGGTGGAGTGTTAGTATTGTTATTAAATGATGTGGGTAATTGCGAAATCAGCAAGTTCAATGTACTGCCAGAAACTTTCGGGCTTAAATTCAATGAAGATAGCCGCAATAAAGTGCAAGGTGCAAACTTTGAACAGGGGCGGTAA
- a CDS encoding UxaA family hydrolase, which translates to MVTRILKIHPNDNVLVALQNLAKGETVIHDGQDYILQDDIPAKHKFFMQDMNQGDHIIMYGVLVGKAQHFILKGGLMDTENTKHASDPFEFRPYHYEWQAPDVSKFEGRTFNGYIRSDGRVGTANYWLFIPTVFCENRNLDVIREALHNELGYAVTDKYKSYAHQLVEAYKNGEILAEADPASIGQANPSANRVFKNVDGIKFLNHQGGCGGTRQDAAVLSKLLAAYADHPNVAGVTVLSLGCQNLQVHDFMEDLKHRSPNFDKPLFVFEQQQSQSEEQLVKEAIRKTFIGLTEINKIERQPAPLNKLVLGVKCGGSDGFSGISANPAVGYTSDLLVALGGTVLLAEFPELCGAEQQLIDRTKDETAARKFIQLMTAYNQSAENVGSGFFMNPSPGNIKDGLITDAIKSTGAAKKGGTSPVEDVLDYTEPATKPGLNLVCTPGNDVEATTGKAASGATLILFTTGLGTPTGNPVCPTIKVSTNNALTKRMGDIIDINCGPVIEGEKTIEQMGEDILEYCIKAASGEVIPKAVLLNQDDFIPWKRGVSL; encoded by the coding sequence ATGGTTACGAGAATTTTAAAAATCCATCCTAACGATAATGTATTGGTTGCGCTTCAAAACCTGGCAAAAGGCGAAACCGTTATCCACGATGGGCAGGACTATATTTTACAGGATGACATTCCGGCCAAGCATAAATTTTTTATGCAGGATATGAACCAGGGCGACCACATTATTATGTACGGTGTATTGGTTGGAAAGGCACAGCATTTCATCCTAAAAGGTGGCTTAATGGATACCGAAAATACCAAACATGCGTCTGATCCTTTCGAATTCCGTCCATACCATTACGAATGGCAGGCACCTGATGTTTCTAAATTTGAAGGCCGTACATTTAATGGTTATATCCGCAGCGATGGCCGTGTGGGAACAGCCAATTACTGGTTGTTCATCCCGACTGTTTTTTGCGAAAACCGTAACCTCGATGTAATTCGCGAAGCCTTGCATAACGAACTGGGTTATGCTGTAACCGACAAATACAAATCGTACGCACACCAGCTGGTAGAAGCTTATAAAAACGGCGAGATTTTAGCAGAGGCTGATCCGGCATCCATCGGGCAGGCCAATCCATCAGCCAACCGTGTTTTTAAAAATGTTGATGGTATAAAGTTCTTAAATCACCAGGGCGGTTGTGGCGGTACCCGTCAGGATGCTGCTGTTTTGAGCAAGTTATTGGCGGCCTATGCTGATCACCCTAATGTGGCCGGTGTTACCGTTTTGAGCCTGGGCTGCCAGAATCTGCAGGTGCACGATTTTATGGAAGACCTGAAACACCGCAGCCCTAATTTCGATAAACCCTTGTTTGTTTTCGAACAGCAACAATCACAAAGTGAAGAACAACTGGTTAAAGAAGCCATTAGAAAAACTTTTATCGGTTTAACCGAAATCAATAAAATAGAACGCCAGCCAGCGCCATTAAACAAATTGGTATTAGGCGTTAAATGTGGCGGTAGCGATGGTTTTAGTGGAATCAGCGCCAATCCTGCGGTGGGTTATACTTCCGATTTATTAGTGGCCTTAGGCGGAACAGTTCTGCTCGCCGAGTTCCCTGAACTATGCGGCGCAGAACAACAACTAATTGACCGTACTAAAGACGAAACTGCTGCACGCAAGTTTATCCAGTTAATGACGGCTTACAACCAATCGGCTGAAAACGTTGGTTCTGGCTTTTTCATGAACCCCTCACCAGGCAACATTAAAGATGGTTTAATTACCGATGCGATAAAAAGCACTGGCGCAGCAAAAAAAGGCGGTACATCGCCGGTTGAAGATGTTTTGGATTATACCGAACCTGCAACCAAACCAGGCCTCAATTTAGTTTGTACACCTGGTAACGATGTTGAAGCCACTACCGGTAAAGCGGCATCGGGCGCAACCCTTATTTTATTTACCACCGGCCTGGGTACGCCTACCGGAAATCCTGTTTGCCCAACCATTAAAGTATCGACCAACAATGCCCTAACCAAACGTATGGGCGATATTATCGATATCAATTGCGGTCCGGTTATCGAAGGCGAAAAAACCATCGAACAAATGGGCGAGGATATTTTGGAATACTGCATTAAAGCCGCAAGTGGCGAGGTTATTCCAAAGGCCGTCTTATTAAATCAAGACGATTTTATTCCTTGGAAACGCGGTGTGAGCCTTTAA